The following proteins are encoded in a genomic region of Chitinivibrionales bacterium:
- a CDS encoding zinc ribbon domain-containing protein: MPIYEFYCDKCNTIFNFFSRSINTEKVPPCPRDDAHTLSRKISRFAALSGSRKGDAGEGDDPLANLPLDESKMESAMASLASEAEKINEDDPRQAAKLMQKFSDMTGLKYNDKIQDALSRMEAGEDPESLEQDMEDAMGEDENPFVMSSGSGKRNAPPAKDDTLYEM; the protein is encoded by the coding sequence ATGCCGATCTATGAATTTTACTGCGACAAATGTAACACCATTTTCAATTTCTTTTCCCGAAGCATCAATACCGAAAAGGTACCGCCCTGTCCCAGAGATGATGCTCATACCTTGAGCCGTAAGATATCCCGATTTGCAGCGCTCTCCGGATCGCGGAAAGGCGATGCCGGTGAGGGCGATGATCCCCTGGCAAACCTTCCCCTGGATGAATCAAAGATGGAGAGCGCTATGGCTTCGCTTGCCTCGGAAGCTGAAAAGATCAACGAAGACGATCCCCGTCAAGCGGCAAAGCTTATGCAGAAATTCTCCGACATGACCGGCCTTAAGTACAATGACAAAATCCAGGATGCTCTCAGCAGGATGGAGGCCGGTGAAGACCCCGAATCGTTGGAACAGGATATGGAAGATGCTATGGGTGAGGATGAAAACCCCTTTGTAATGTCCTCGGGCAGTGGAAAGAGAAACGCCCCGCCGGCAAAAGATGATACCCTCTATGAGATGTAG
- the mdh gene encoding malate dehydrogenase, which yields MSKVSVIGAGQVGATAALYLAQMDIDEVVMVDVVEGVPQGKALDMMEAAPVLGFNAKVTGSNDYAAIEGSDVIIHTAGIPRKPGMDRMDLLKTNVGIARNVASEIMKHCPSAKIIVVANPLDIICMAVLRATGLPSNQVIGQAGVLDGARFRYFIAEKLGVTPGDVTAMVLGGHGDQMVPLKRFASVGGIPLDNLMDNGTIEQLVARTRTGGGEIVKYLKTGSAFYAPAASSVQMAESILKDKKRIIAASAYLNGEYGYDSIFLGVPVVLGKEGIEKIIEIDLTSEEKTALDKSVDAVKDGVTQLDTI from the coding sequence ATGAGCAAAGTATCAGTTATTGGAGCAGGACAAGTCGGTGCGACCGCGGCCTTGTATCTGGCACAGATGGACATCGATGAAGTTGTTATGGTTGATGTTGTTGAGGGGGTGCCGCAGGGCAAGGCATTGGACATGATGGAAGCTGCTCCGGTGCTCGGGTTCAATGCAAAGGTGACCGGCTCCAACGATTATGCGGCGATTGAGGGCTCTGATGTTATCATTCACACGGCAGGAATTCCCCGCAAACCGGGCATGGATCGCATGGATCTTTTAAAAACCAATGTCGGCATTGCGCGGAATGTTGCATCGGAAATCATGAAACATTGTCCTTCGGCGAAAATAATCGTGGTGGCAAATCCGCTTGACATTATCTGCATGGCGGTTCTTCGTGCAACAGGATTGCCTTCCAATCAGGTGATTGGACAGGCTGGGGTTCTGGATGGCGCCCGGTTCCGGTATTTTATTGCCGAGAAACTTGGCGTGACTCCCGGTGATGTTACAGCGATGGTGCTTGGCGGTCACGGCGATCAGATGGTGCCCCTGAAACGGTTCGCCTCGGTTGGAGGGATACCGCTTGACAATCTCATGGACAACGGTACTATCGAGCAGCTGGTTGCCCGTACCCGCACGGGTGGTGGAGAAATAGTCAAATACCTGAAAACCGGCAGCGCGTTTTATGCCCCGGCAGCATCATCGGTGCAGATGGCCGAGTCGATCCTCAAAGATAAAAAGAGAATTATCGCGGCGTCGGCATACCTGAACGGCGAGTATGGATACGATTCCATCTTCCTCGGCGTTCCTGTTGTGCTTGGAAAAGAAGGCATAGAAAAAATAATCGAGATAGATCTAACCTCAGAAGAAAAAACAGCGCTGGATAAATCGGTCGATGCCGTTAAAGATGGTGTCACTCAGCTTGACACTATTTAG
- a CDS encoding phospholipid carrier-dependent glycosyltransferase: MISLGSIYLCYLIGRKLVNKQTGLVAALIMALLPLHLTNSVRIVPNMLLLLLTACTIYCSLLYLHSDRRSGRWLILSSVFAGLSLGTKYLFIAPLAPILSKWLRDLDNGREFFDKRLLIIIAVAAAAFFISTPFSIISFDEFIRDINFERMHYKEGHPGAETSFAIFRFLKYLLFHGATPLLFAVCLAGIAWSTKDKSRESLVIYSIPVLWFFYAGTYKVTFAHNILTFSIALSIGGAYVLSKINNRKLQILLIAAIAAYPAIIDFGHIKQRIKPDIRHAAEKWVNSNLLAGSKIGQEVYTCFPDSKKVDVVFSGICGTSYMTSDSIRALGYDHLIMASHSRFSSDLDKYADKIANNESHLKEFEEVKVFNPGKEYQGDVFRILKFHYRYNLLFPTISPISLYILRFHPFNIG, from the coding sequence ATCATATCCCTTGGTTCTATTTACCTTTGTTATTTAATCGGACGAAAGCTGGTTAATAAACAGACCGGACTTGTCGCCGCACTTATCATGGCATTACTGCCGCTACATTTAACAAATTCGGTGCGCATTGTTCCGAATATGCTTCTGTTGCTGCTGACAGCTTGCACGATTTATTGTTCGCTTTTATATTTGCATTCCGACCGTCGGAGTGGCAGATGGCTTATTTTGTCATCGGTGTTTGCGGGATTGAGTCTAGGGACAAAATATCTGTTCATTGCGCCGCTGGCTCCCATTCTATCAAAATGGCTGAGAGACTTGGATAACGGGCGGGAATTTTTCGATAAGCGCCTGCTTATAATTATCGCTGTTGCTGCAGCCGCATTTTTTATATCGACTCCATTCTCGATTATATCCTTTGATGAATTTATTAGGGATATCAATTTCGAAAGGATGCATTATAAAGAGGGCCACCCCGGCGCGGAAACGTCTTTTGCGATATTCAGGTTTTTGAAATATCTCTTATTTCATGGCGCAACGCCGCTTTTATTTGCTGTATGTCTGGCAGGAATCGCATGGTCAACAAAAGACAAAAGTCGAGAATCACTGGTAATTTATTCAATTCCTGTGCTGTGGTTTTTTTATGCCGGGACCTATAAGGTTACTTTCGCCCATAATATTCTAACCTTTTCGATTGCTCTGTCGATTGGCGGAGCATATGTGTTGAGCAAAATTAATAATAGGAAATTGCAAATATTATTAATCGCAGCAATCGCAGCATATCCAGCAATAATCGATTTCGGCCATATAAAACAAAGGATAAAGCCCGACATCCGCCATGCTGCCGAGAAATGGGTTAACAGCAATTTGCTGGCGGGAAGCAAAATCGGTCAGGAAGTATATACCTGCTTCCCGGACAGCAAAAAAGTCGATGTTGTTTTTTCAGGCATCTGTGGCACTTCCTATATGACATCAGACAGCATTCGCGCGCTGGGCTATGATCATCTGATCATGGCCAGTCATTCGAGATTTTCAAGCGATCTCGATAAATACGCGGATAAAATTGCCAACAATGAAAGTCATCTGAAGGAGTTCGAAGAAGTCAAGGTGTTCAATCCCGGCAAGGAGTACCAAGGGGATGTCTTCAGAATTTTAAAATTTCACTATCGATACAACCTCCTATTCCCGACAATATCCCCAATTTCTCTCTATATCCTCAGATTTCACCCATTCAATATTGGATAA
- a CDS encoding methyltransferase domain-containing protein produces MNKIIIKLLLKLHSFCYNWSSFFAIRVEKGVHPKHRLTNYHSFFVDNINIGDNVLDVGCGKGVLAYDISKKAEKVTAIDIDSKKIKENKKKFAGRNIKYISGDATKDLENKKFDVVILSNVLEHIENRIDFLRKMKRLAPKILIRIPLISRDWITLYKKELGLEYRLHRGHYIEYTLESFKGELNQAELEIKSYSIQFGEIWAVINF; encoded by the coding sequence ATGAACAAAATAATTATAAAATTATTACTAAAACTGCATTCTTTTTGCTATAACTGGAGCAGTTTTTTTGCAATACGAGTCGAAAAAGGAGTTCATCCAAAACATAGGCTTACAAATTATCACAGCTTTTTTGTTGACAACATAAACATTGGAGACAATGTTTTGGATGTTGGGTGTGGAAAAGGGGTATTGGCATATGATATTTCAAAAAAAGCAGAAAAAGTCACTGCGATTGATATTGATTCAAAAAAGATTAAAGAAAATAAAAAGAAATTTGCAGGTAGGAATATAAAATATATTTCAGGCGATGCGACAAAAGATTTGGAAAATAAAAAATTTGATGTAGTGATTTTATCCAATGTTTTAGAGCATATAGAAAACCGTATTGATTTTTTAAGAAAAATGAAAAGACTAGCTCCTAAAATCCTAATAAGAATACCTTTGATAAGCAGAGACTGGATAACTCTTTACAAAAAAGAGTTGGGTCTAGAGTATAGGCTTCATAGGGGTCATTATATAGAGTATACGTTAGAATCTTTTAAGGGGGAATTAAATCAAGCGGAGCTTGAAATTAAAAGTTATTCAATTCAATTTGGAGAAATATGGGCAGTGATAAATTTTTAA
- a CDS encoding methyltransferase domain-containing protein: MKYFDKQNDRLVYIQQNADKAFWQDHWRKQDYSFLNTRNIPRNNFIIETTKKYLPVNSLLLEGGCGTAKQSWYLRCTGFKVIAMDYISSLPEKIKEFGKEVRYTVADTRHIPLPEHSIDGYWSLGVIEHWYGGYEQFVNEMARVIKPGGYLFLTFPWVNSIRRLKIILKKYPLFTHEEQGIKQFYQFALEKNDVAHKLTRKGFELVKQAPYDGLKGIREDVPPLKGIVTMISGSKRQLIRILSMAINRVACPLAGHMILLVLKKK; the protein is encoded by the coding sequence GTGAAATATTTCGATAAACAAAACGATCGCCTGGTATATATTCAGCAAAACGCCGATAAAGCATTCTGGCAGGACCACTGGAGAAAGCAGGATTACAGTTTCCTGAATACACGCAATATTCCCCGGAATAATTTTATTATCGAAACAACAAAAAAATATCTACCAGTGAATTCGCTGCTCCTTGAAGGGGGATGCGGAACAGCAAAGCAATCCTGGTATTTGCGTTGCACCGGATTTAAAGTTATTGCAATGGACTATATCTCTTCTCTTCCGGAAAAGATTAAAGAATTCGGCAAGGAGGTGCGGTATACCGTTGCCGATACACGACACATTCCGCTCCCCGAGCATTCTATTGACGGGTATTGGTCGCTGGGAGTAATTGAACACTGGTATGGCGGCTATGAGCAGTTTGTCAACGAAATGGCAAGAGTAATCAAACCGGGAGGATATCTATTTTTAACGTTCCCCTGGGTTAATAGTATACGAAGGCTTAAAATTATATTGAAAAAATACCCGTTATTTACTCATGAGGAGCAGGGCATTAAGCAATTTTATCAGTTTGCTCTGGAAAAGAATGATGTAGCACATAAGCTTACGCGCAAAGGCTTTGAGCTTGTTAAACAGGCGCCCTATGACGGTTTGAAGGGGATCCGGGAAGATGTTCCTCCTCTGAAAGGAATTGTAACGATGATATCCGGGTCAAAGCGACAGCTAATCAGAATATTATCCATGGCAATAAATCGGGTGGCCTGTCCATTAGCGGGCCATATGATTCTTCTAGTGTTGAAAAAAAAGTAG
- a CDS encoding glycosyltransferase: MNLALFFTYRISLKDWIEQGVLEREKLLYERLLDNKAVSAVYWFTYGAGDGMLANELHKNGKISNKIIVVPMPRLLNGWPGCLIYTIAMPFIHKIVLNGCDILKTNQVRGSIAAFVAKVVFKKKLLARCGYLPSQLRKAQKRWFWAITLGYSETVLFRHCDIAMVTSGEQRNFLINKQHIDPLKIAVVPNYVNTQQFYNRAAEKEENGILYVGRISPEKNLYSLCDALHGTDMVLHVYGRDMMSGTLAKFVARHNNEVELKGVVDSAKLPFIYSSFMYYAIVSYHEGMPKSLLEAMACGCVCIGTNVPGIKEIIKDGINGYLACGTGKDAIREAIMRARESDNTELVKEAAAFVRDNFSLEMVVDKERMVIQKLAGISK, translated from the coding sequence ATGAACCTTGCCCTTTTTTTTACTTACAGGATATCGCTCAAAGACTGGATTGAGCAAGGGGTACTTGAGCGCGAAAAGCTTTTGTACGAGCGACTGCTTGACAATAAAGCAGTAAGTGCCGTATACTGGTTTACCTATGGGGCTGGTGACGGCATGCTGGCAAATGAATTGCACAAAAACGGAAAAATCAGCAATAAAATTATTGTAGTTCCGATGCCTCGATTGTTAAACGGGTGGCCGGGATGTCTTATTTACACCATTGCTATGCCTTTCATTCACAAGATTGTGTTGAATGGATGTGATATTTTAAAAACAAATCAGGTTCGAGGCTCCATTGCAGCCTTTGTCGCCAAGGTTGTTTTTAAAAAAAAATTGCTTGCCCGATGCGGATATCTGCCGTCTCAATTGAGAAAGGCTCAAAAGAGGTGGTTCTGGGCGATTACTCTCGGATATTCTGAAACCGTTCTTTTCAGACACTGCGACATTGCAATGGTAACAAGCGGTGAACAACGGAATTTTCTGATAAATAAACAGCACATTGATCCTCTAAAAATTGCTGTTGTTCCAAATTATGTAAATACACAGCAGTTCTACAACCGGGCAGCCGAAAAAGAAGAGAATGGAATTCTCTATGTTGGAAGAATAAGCCCCGAAAAGAACCTCTATTCTTTATGCGACGCCCTGCATGGTACAGATATGGTTTTGCATGTTTACGGTCGTGACATGATGAGTGGAACCTTGGCAAAGTTTGTTGCTCGCCATAATAATGAAGTTGAACTCAAGGGGGTTGTCGATAGTGCAAAACTTCCTTTTATATACAGCAGCTTCATGTACTATGCCATAGTATCATATCACGAGGGCATGCCGAAATCTCTGTTAGAAGCCATGGCCTGCGGTTGTGTCTGTATAGGCACCAATGTTCCCGGGATTAAAGAGATAATTAAGGACGGCATAAACGGTTATCTCGCCTGCGGAACAGGCAAGGATGCAATTCGCGAGGCAATCATGCGGGCAAGAGAATCGGATAATACCGAACTTGTGAAAGAAGCCGCGGCATTCGTGAGAGATAACTTTTCATTGGAAATGGTTGTTGATAAAGAACGAATGGTTATACAAAAGCTTGCCGGGATTTCAAAGTGA
- a CDS encoding glycosyltransferase: MKVDRVKINILYEFKDNAWGGGNQFLKALQAEFRRKEVYEDEPGHADVILFNSFPFREEYRFRQIAELKKDGKIIFHRIDGPVSSIRGKDKYIDKLIYIFNMTFADASIFQSEWSKNENYRLGIRKNPEIVISNAADAAIFNRISKDVFTRNRKVRLIATSWSSNWRKGFDIYEYLDKNLDFSKYEMTFIGNSPIEFKNVIKKDPLPSYELAAELKKHDLYITASEKDPCSNSLIEALSCGLPAVALMDGGHPEIIGAAGVFFTGKKNVLEAIDRAVIEYDTLVRAIVIPSITECAMKYYDFMRETHSKIKTKVLQRKMVGQLQQHIFFLKIRILKHFKI; this comes from the coding sequence ATGAAGGTTGACCGTGTTAAGATAAACATTCTTTATGAATTCAAGGACAATGCATGGGGAGGGGGAAATCAGTTTCTCAAGGCATTGCAGGCGGAATTCAGGCGTAAGGAGGTATACGAAGATGAGCCCGGGCATGCGGATGTAATTCTTTTTAACAGCTTTCCGTTCAGGGAAGAATATCGTTTCAGGCAAATAGCCGAACTAAAGAAAGACGGCAAGATCATTTTTCATCGAATCGATGGACCGGTTTCAAGTATACGGGGAAAAGATAAATATATTGATAAGTTAATTTATATATTTAATATGACATTTGCAGATGCCAGTATTTTTCAGAGTGAATGGAGCAAAAACGAGAACTACAGGCTGGGCATCAGGAAAAATCCGGAAATTGTCATATCGAATGCTGCCGATGCTGCAATTTTTAATCGTATCAGCAAAGATGTGTTTACTCGAAACCGGAAGGTGCGGCTTATCGCGACGAGCTGGTCCTCCAATTGGCGCAAAGGATTTGATATATATGAATATTTAGATAAAAATCTTGATTTCAGCAAATATGAAATGACTTTCATCGGAAACTCACCGATAGAGTTTAAAAATGTTATTAAAAAAGATCCGCTTCCCAGCTATGAGCTGGCAGCTGAGCTGAAAAAGCATGATCTGTATATAACAGCGTCAGAGAAAGATCCGTGTTCAAATTCTCTGATCGAGGCTTTATCATGCGGCTTGCCGGCTGTTGCATTGATGGATGGGGGACATCCGGAAATAATCGGAGCTGCCGGTGTTTTTTTTACCGGAAAAAAGAATGTTCTTGAAGCGATAGATCGGGCGGTAATTGAATATGATACACTTGTCAGAGCGATAGTAATTCCGAGTATTACCGAATGTGCTATGAAATATTACGATTTTATGAGAGAAACACATAGTAAAATCAAAACAAAAGTGCTGCAAAGAAAAATGGTCGGTCAATTGCAGCAGCATATTTTCTTTTTGAAGATAAGGATCCTAAAGCATTTCAAAATTTGA
- a CDS encoding glycosyltransferase has product MNMEKKVFVYGSDNMGWSIDSDRNHAIRFLNDIGMNICKTPLFCSAIHCVWWTKLRRALIAPFRNKKIIAVATNEINERTEEFNKINSFVTLWIAPSRKQELWFLEQNIPCFYLPFYVDEKVFYPRDIPKAMLCEMLCIDYALLEDRFIIGSFQRDSLGENLQKPKWQKNPDLLIDIVSELPIDRDKFVLLLAGPRRHYIIEQCRKRNLPFVFVGKYPHNDEDDIHYNTLPTEKTALLYNLIDCYIVTSRSEGGPKGIVEASYTKKPVISTRTGAAPDYLCDNEIFDSKEECIKTLCKLYNSKRFAVGIAGKSFEKSLSIGCYKKTKERYCKLYVSLGIINEG; this is encoded by the coding sequence ATGAATATGGAAAAAAAAGTTTTTGTTTACGGATCTGACAATATGGGATGGTCCATTGATTCAGACCGGAACCATGCGATCAGATTCTTGAATGATATTGGTATGAATATTTGCAAAACACCACTCTTTTGTTCGGCGATTCATTGTGTGTGGTGGACAAAGCTGAGGCGTGCTTTAATCGCGCCCTTTCGAAACAAAAAGATAATTGCCGTGGCAACAAATGAAATAAACGAACGGACAGAAGAATTTAATAAAATTAATTCGTTCGTTACATTATGGATCGCGCCAAGCCGAAAGCAGGAACTCTGGTTTTTGGAGCAAAATATCCCGTGTTTTTACTTGCCTTTTTATGTTGATGAAAAAGTGTTTTACCCACGGGATATACCTAAGGCAATGCTATGCGAAATGCTTTGTATTGATTATGCGCTGCTGGAGGATAGATTCATTATTGGTTCATTCCAAAGAGACTCTCTGGGGGAAAATCTGCAGAAACCAAAATGGCAGAAAAATCCTGATTTGCTTATTGATATTGTAAGCGAGCTACCGATTGATAGAGACAAGTTCGTTCTTTTGCTGGCGGGACCCCGCCGCCATTATATTATCGAACAGTGTCGGAAAAGAAATCTACCATTCGTATTTGTTGGCAAATATCCGCACAACGATGAAGATGATATACACTATAATACACTTCCAACAGAAAAAACGGCACTGCTGTATAATCTGATTGATTGCTACATCGTTACCTCTCGCTCGGAAGGAGGCCCAAAGGGAATTGTTGAAGCATCATATACAAAAAAGCCGGTGATAAGCACACGCACAGGTGCTGCACCGGATTATCTATGCGATAATGAAATCTTTGATTCAAAAGAAGAATGTATTAAAACGCTTTGCAAATTATATAATAGTAAGAGGTTTGCGGTCGGTATTGCAGGCAAATCGTTTGAAAAGTCTCTGTCGATTGGCTGCTACAAAAAGACAAAAGAACGATACTGTAAGCTTTATGTCTCGTTAGGAATAATTAATGAAGGTTGA
- a CDS encoding methyltransferase domain-containing protein, translating into MQKKFRKAMFITFRRYYLDLFLDQNKKLYHGMVIDIGGKKKNKRGSFSPPKDTTLRWIYLNGNNNADVIADACILPLMTGCGDVIVACELFEHLSDPSGALKEIARITRPGGKIVFSMPFLYAIHADPGDFVRWTKQKIEKEFNQAGFSIGSILPMGGFFAVVYDMMNMYLLKNPKRHSMPAFIMKKLLHLTRPAIRYLEHRTAWTMEHFTTGYFVIADKRYY; encoded by the coding sequence ATGCAAAAGAAATTTAGAAAAGCCATGTTCATAACCTTTCGCCGGTATTACCTTGACCTGTTTCTTGATCAAAACAAGAAGCTGTACCATGGAATGGTTATTGATATAGGCGGCAAAAAAAAGAATAAACGAGGATCTTTCAGTCCGCCAAAGGATACTACCCTGCGGTGGATTTATCTCAATGGCAACAACAATGCAGATGTTATCGCCGATGCGTGTATTCTTCCCTTAATGACTGGTTGTGGGGATGTAATTGTTGCCTGTGAATTGTTTGAGCATCTGAGCGATCCATCCGGCGCACTTAAAGAAATAGCACGAATAACGAGGCCGGGAGGCAAAATCGTTTTTTCGATGCCTTTTCTTTATGCAATACATGCAGATCCGGGGGATTTTGTGCGATGGACAAAACAAAAAATCGAAAAGGAATTTAACCAAGCCGGCTTTTCCATTGGTTCTATTCTGCCGATGGGTGGATTTTTTGCCGTTGTCTATGATATGATGAATATGTATTTGCTGAAAAATCCCAAACGACACAGCATGCCCGCTTTTATAATGAAAAAGCTGCTTCATTTAACAAGACCAGCAATCCGGTATCTTGAACACCGAACAGCCTGGACCATGGAGCATTTTACAACCGGATATTTTGTGATTGCCGATAAACGATACTATTAA
- a CDS encoding oligosaccharide flippase family protein, translating into MMKDSLLILASQILMALFNLAASAFLARNLSMDGLGEYQLILAYLGVASIAALPGMNTAIYKSVLKGYDSIYGKAQKRVLVSVLICSGLLMTTSWIYTNVRGNFKVGQVLFFLSLLLPATGFQKYDSVLLPKCRFVASRLISVLSSFLTAIVIGLTSFYTHDFKAVLLAFIGINGMLTIAGHFIAKMSLGSAEPKNDEEKKIFRQGWEFSLLAVFNTIVLKIDRIILGVIDPRYLAVYYIGTIMPRIVKDNLKNIAAVPISWWGRKTPQDNIQKLLSNWYKILLFGVCLSAIIIAAAPVVLPIFFGEEYRKSVIIAQVLSLTIPTNILAAFVFSFDTFQRRGRYVQIHSYIQKIFYCLSLVIFLQFWKIKAVIFSILLMELYRGVAAIVYLFIILKRSNSIDAKEI; encoded by the coding sequence ATGATGAAAGACAGCCTGCTGATACTTGCATCTCAGATACTTATGGCACTGTTTAATCTTGCTGCAAGCGCATTTCTGGCCAGGAATTTGAGTATGGATGGTCTTGGTGAATATCAATTGATTCTAGCATATTTGGGAGTAGCTTCAATTGCCGCTCTGCCGGGAATGAATACAGCGATATATAAAAGTGTGCTTAAAGGATATGATTCGATTTACGGGAAAGCTCAGAAGAGAGTACTCGTATCGGTTTTAATTTGCTCCGGGTTGCTCATGACAACTTCGTGGATATACACAAATGTAAGAGGAAATTTTAAAGTAGGGCAAGTGCTCTTTTTTCTTTCTTTGTTGCTACCGGCAACCGGGTTTCAAAAATATGATAGCGTTTTGCTGCCGAAATGCAGATTCGTTGCATCACGATTAATTAGTGTTTTGTCTTCATTTCTCACAGCTATCGTTATAGGGCTCACATCATTTTATACGCATGACTTCAAAGCTGTGCTCCTTGCATTTATTGGAATCAATGGAATGCTTACTATTGCCGGCCATTTTATTGCAAAAATGTCTCTGGGTTCGGCAGAACCGAAAAATGACGAAGAAAAGAAAATTTTTCGACAAGGATGGGAATTCTCTTTGCTGGCTGTTTTTAATACAATCGTTTTGAAAATAGATAGAATAATTCTTGGTGTAATTGATCCACGTTATCTTGCAGTTTACTATATTGGCACAATAATGCCTCGGATTGTTAAAGACAATCTTAAAAACATTGCTGCAGTTCCCATTTCCTGGTGGGGTAGAAAAACACCTCAGGATAACATCCAGAAGCTGCTATCCAATTGGTATAAAATCCTTCTTTTCGGAGTCTGCTTGAGTGCAATAATTATTGCTGCAGCGCCGGTTGTATTGCCGATTTTTTTTGGAGAGGAATACAGAAAATCTGTAATTATTGCTCAGGTACTATCTTTGACTATTCCAACCAACATTCTTGCAGCTTTTGTTTTTTCCTTTGATACGTTTCAGCGACGCGGAAGATATGTACAAATACATTCATATATACAAAAAATTTTCTATTGTCTTTCGCTTGTGATTTTTCTTCAATTCTGGAAAATAAAAGCCGTGATTTTCAGCATTCTCCTTATGGAGTTGTACCGCGGTGTTGCAGCCATAGTGTATTTATTTATAATTTTAAAGCGATCGAACAGCATTGATGCAAAAGAAATTTAG